A region from the Posidoniimonas polymericola genome encodes:
- a CDS encoding secretin N-terminal domain-containing protein produces the protein MSVQKRVAVLLVGVLAVSPWNAAARAADDVPREEPPAPQEEVRVFRLQETTPSIVKVPLDSLFEGHALRLAVHEPSNQLVAVGSPQTLDQIAEIIESLDREPTSRTATPQYRVDVTVWQVDDESGRLDALVKEKAGGRLPLNLPRDECQELVASLAEAGLVSQPARLQCGLLAEQEVQMNAGSRCPVEQSRAVSREGVVTKNFTYESVGAAVRLRVRRVTGGAVAELFVEDSRISPTDTGSSPDEDAESVPRYVVPPTVTMCTLQTSLWLPDGEASLYSTGGGPDGLRLLYVVDVTRE, from the coding sequence ATGTCTGTGCAAAAGCGAGTTGCGGTGTTGCTGGTCGGTGTGCTGGCGGTGTCCCCGTGGAACGCCGCGGCGCGGGCCGCGGACGACGTCCCGCGCGAGGAGCCTCCCGCCCCGCAGGAGGAGGTCCGTGTGTTTCGGCTCCAAGAAACCACTCCGTCGATCGTGAAGGTCCCCCTCGACAGCCTCTTCGAGGGCCACGCTCTCCGGCTGGCTGTGCATGAGCCCAGCAACCAGCTCGTGGCCGTTGGCTCACCACAGACGCTCGACCAGATAGCCGAGATCATCGAGTCGCTAGACCGGGAGCCGACCAGCCGGACTGCGACGCCGCAGTACCGCGTCGACGTCACGGTCTGGCAGGTCGATGATGAATCAGGTCGGCTCGACGCTCTGGTTAAGGAGAAAGCAGGCGGCCGGCTTCCGCTCAACCTCCCGCGCGACGAGTGCCAAGAGCTGGTCGCGTCGCTGGCCGAGGCAGGACTCGTGTCCCAGCCCGCCCGTCTGCAGTGCGGGCTGCTGGCAGAGCAGGAAGTCCAGATGAACGCGGGATCACGGTGTCCGGTCGAACAAAGCAGGGCCGTTAGTCGGGAGGGTGTGGTCACCAAGAACTTTACCTACGAATCGGTCGGCGCCGCGGTGCGGCTCCGCGTGCGGCGGGTCACCGGCGGCGCTGTTGCTGAACTCTTTGTGGAAGACTCTCGCATTTCGCCGACAGACACCGGCAGCTCTCCCGACGAGGACGCAGAGTCCGTCCCCAGGTACGTTGTGCCGCCGACCGTCACCATGTGCACGCTGCAGACGTCGCTTTGGCTCCCCGACGGCGAGGCGTCGCTGTACAGCACGGGCGGCGGGCCCGATGGGCTGCGGCTGCTGTATGTCGTGGACGTCACGCGGGAATAG
- a CDS encoding aldo/keto reductase, whose translation MPVISCGGMRYQQTWDDALLDVVEDENQRNLEATIRRAVELGVSHIETARGYGTSERQLGLVLPKLPRDEIIVQTKIAPNADPEVFRQQCLESLERLNLEYVDLLGLHGINNYELHWQSVRPGGCLEVARELQAEGKVRHVGFSTHGLTHQILDTINTDAHGGFDYVNLHWYYISQWNWPAVEAAAARDMGVFVISPNDKGGLLYKPSDKLVELCGPLHPIVFNTLFCLRRPEVHTLSLGASKPSDFDLQMAALEMTDRADELVAPIVERLEQALEAATGMDPQEVLTANFGAGLPLWDQDSPGYMNAPMVLWLRALAVAYDMVEYGKMRYNLLGRGGHWFPGLSAGHIDSLDDEQLAKAFKKSPHADDVVGWLREADELLGGEAVKRLSQE comes from the coding sequence ATGCCCGTGATTAGTTGCGGGGGGATGCGCTATCAGCAGACCTGGGACGACGCGCTGCTGGACGTCGTGGAGGACGAGAACCAGCGGAACCTCGAGGCCACGATCCGCCGCGCGGTCGAGCTCGGCGTCAGCCACATCGAGACCGCACGCGGTTACGGCACCAGCGAGCGGCAGCTCGGGCTCGTGCTGCCGAAGCTGCCGCGGGACGAGATCATCGTCCAGACGAAGATCGCCCCGAATGCCGATCCTGAGGTGTTCCGCCAGCAGTGCCTGGAGTCGCTCGAGCGGCTCAACCTCGAATACGTCGACCTGCTCGGCCTGCACGGCATTAACAACTACGAGCTGCATTGGCAGTCGGTCCGGCCGGGCGGCTGCCTGGAGGTCGCCCGCGAGCTGCAGGCCGAGGGCAAGGTGCGCCACGTCGGGTTCTCGACGCACGGCCTGACGCACCAGATCCTCGACACCATCAACACCGACGCGCACGGAGGCTTCGACTACGTCAACCTGCACTGGTACTACATAAGCCAGTGGAACTGGCCCGCGGTCGAGGCCGCTGCGGCCCGTGACATGGGCGTGTTCGTCATCTCGCCGAACGACAAGGGCGGCCTCCTCTACAAGCCGTCGGACAAGCTGGTCGAGCTGTGCGGTCCGCTGCACCCGATCGTGTTCAACACGCTGTTCTGTCTCCGCCGGCCGGAGGTGCACACGCTGAGCCTCGGCGCGTCGAAGCCGAGCGACTTCGACCTGCAGATGGCGGCCCTCGAGATGACCGACCGGGCCGATGAGCTCGTCGCGCCGATCGTCGAGCGGCTCGAGCAGGCCCTCGAGGCCGCGACCGGGATGGATCCGCAGGAGGTCCTCACCGCCAACTTCGGCGCCGGCCTGCCGCTGTGGGACCAGGACTCGCCCGGCTACATGAACGCCCCGATGGTGCTGTGGCTGCGGGCCCTGGCGGTCGCCTACGACATGGTCGAGTACGGCAAGATGCGCTACAACCTGCTCGGCCGCGGGGGGCACTGGTTCCCCGGCCTGTCGGCGGGGCACATCGACTCGCTGGACGACGAGCAGCTTGCCAAGGCGTTCAAGAAATCGCCCCACGCCGACGATGTTGTCGGCTGGCTGCGTGAGGCCGACGAGCTCCTGGGCGGCGAGGCGGTGAAGCGATTGAGTCAAGAATAG
- a CDS encoding lipase family protein, whose product MSQPPAEAVVQVPIYSKLDRPIAELTFLQQSLLFAELSRLSYFTRGEAGRLANDIGLPETRYYDRDGAQAYVFGSEHDCVVTCRGTEPHEWNDIRADLDAVTDVAETVGRVHRGFKREVDDLWPRLEKALQSNERTLWFTGHSLGGAMTAICAGRCKISHIPSDPAGLFTFGSPRVGNHRYVNHVKLNYYRWVNNNDIVPRVPPRWLGYRHAGTEVYLNRNGKISTVDGLMRARDRFWGFVRSLRRCRIDQFTDHNMGEYIEAIRHVVDAESNADDDLQSTVEPRRTMARATEPKKAVRSA is encoded by the coding sequence ATGAGCCAGCCGCCCGCCGAAGCCGTCGTCCAGGTGCCGATCTACTCGAAGCTCGATCGGCCGATTGCCGAGCTGACTTTCCTGCAGCAGTCGCTGCTGTTCGCCGAGCTGTCGCGGCTGTCGTACTTCACACGCGGCGAGGCGGGCCGCCTGGCCAACGACATCGGGCTCCCCGAGACCCGCTACTACGACCGCGACGGCGCCCAGGCGTACGTCTTCGGCAGCGAGCACGACTGCGTGGTGACCTGCCGCGGCACCGAGCCGCACGAGTGGAACGACATCCGCGCCGACCTCGACGCCGTGACCGACGTCGCGGAGACCGTCGGCCGCGTGCACCGCGGCTTCAAACGCGAGGTCGACGACCTCTGGCCGCGGCTCGAGAAGGCGCTGCAGAGCAACGAGCGGACGCTCTGGTTCACCGGCCACTCGCTCGGCGGCGCGATGACCGCCATCTGCGCCGGCCGCTGCAAGATCTCGCACATCCCGTCCGACCCGGCCGGGCTGTTCACGTTCGGCTCGCCCCGGGTCGGCAACCACCGCTACGTGAACCACGTCAAGCTGAACTACTACCGCTGGGTCAACAACAACGACATCGTCCCCCGCGTGCCGCCCCGCTGGCTCGGCTACCGCCACGCCGGAACCGAGGTGTACCTCAACCGCAACGGAAAAATCAGCACCGTCGACGGGCTGATGCGGGCCCGCGACCGCTTCTGGGGCTTCGTGCGTTCGCTCCGCCGCTGCCGCATCGACCAGTTCACCGACCACAACATGGGGGAGTACATCGAGGCGATCCGCCACGTCGTCGACGCCGAGTCCAACGCCGACGACGACCTCCAGAGCACGGTCGAGCCCCGCCGCACGATGGCCCGCGCGACCGAGCCGAAGAAGGCGGTGCGGTCGGCGTAG